One part of the Cellulosilyticum sp. I15G10I2 genome encodes these proteins:
- a CDS encoding IclR family transcriptional regulator produces MAKGTLQTVDRALQLLEIISEYPQGLCTKELEDLLELNKITVHRLLATLENRGFLERVGSNYIIGLKMVELSSMKLNNIELKTEASPYLRQLVNISKLPVQMAILDQTEAIFIEKIHTVNSLRMYCQIGKRIPLYCSGVGKALLLQEDDENILAILSKITFEKFTPTTLETPKQVLDEIKTARKCGYTIDNEEHEIGIFCIAAPIYDYRGKIIAALSIAGESKAFVEKPTKEFTGLVKQTAMDISARLGYTNMSRHENLSHR; encoded by the coding sequence ATGGCTAAAGGCACACTGCAAACTGTAGATCGGGCATTACAGTTATTAGAGATTATATCAGAATACCCGCAAGGATTATGTACAAAAGAACTCGAGGATTTACTTGAGCTTAATAAGATTACCGTTCATAGGCTTCTTGCAACTTTAGAAAACAGGGGCTTTTTAGAAAGAGTCGGAAGCAACTATATTATAGGACTTAAAATGGTGGAATTAAGCAGTATGAAGCTTAATAATATCGAACTTAAAACAGAAGCATCACCCTATCTCAGGCAGCTTGTTAACATTTCAAAACTCCCTGTACAGATGGCTATTCTTGATCAAACAGAGGCAATATTTATAGAAAAGATTCATACGGTTAATAGTCTTAGAATGTACTGTCAAATAGGAAAAAGAATTCCATTGTATTGTTCCGGAGTAGGTAAAGCCCTGCTTTTGCAAGAAGATGATGAAAATATTCTTGCAATACTTTCTAAGATAACTTTTGAAAAGTTTACACCTACTACTTTAGAAACACCTAAGCAAGTTTTAGATGAGATTAAAACCGCAAGAAAATGTGGCTATACCATAGATAACGAGGAACATGAAATAGGGATTTTTTGTATAGCAGCACCTATTTATGATTATAGAGGAAAGATTATAGCAGCTCTTAGTATTGCAGGAGAAAGTAAAGCCTTCGTTGAAAAGCCAACAAAGGAGTTTACAGGCTTAGTAAAACAAACAGCTATGGACATATCTGCAAGACTGGGGTATACAAATATGAGTAGACACGAAAACTTGTCGCACAGATAA
- a CDS encoding putative bifunctional diguanylate cyclase/phosphodiesterase yields the protein MLSLLENLKSYFSKHRKQDQDINYYLNPNYKIYPNFESMRIAIVYGVLGVLWILLSDELLSRIVTDLELYKRLALYKGWAYVVITMILIYLLVLERLTLLKRMLRKIYDNFEELSANNEELIALEEELRHQFDELEVNRNALSISEQRYKLAVEGADCGIWDWDVENHIYYFSQRWKTYLGYEADELDNTFKAWIDLIHPDEKKDALNRVRHYIRSKEDSYEDVYRMRCKDGSYRWILSKGKAIWNPKGRLIRVAGSHTDISEQKRVEERLNSLVYYDALTQLPNRLSFEEKVTKLITNKRRAHKKFALLYMDIDNFKNINDTLGHLAGDMLLKHIADILKEHIQKPDLAARLSGDEFAVIFENINDRQEVITKIYKLLKYLRTPWHLYNQQFFISFSIGIALYPEHGSDLPLLLKHADMAMYAVKKNMKDNYCFYLHEMEEQSLKHITMVNELRQAIDNEEFVLYYQPIMDLANGDLIAVEALIRWIHPIRGMISPMEFIPLAEETGLIYTIGKWVLKTALMQKKYWEDQGYPPVKMSINVSGKRVTQDELIDEIRQVLSETQIKSDEIQMEVTETAVMEDIKASTRILKQIKDMGIKIALDDFGAGYSSLTYLQKLPIDIVKLDRDFIKNISSQGQGNVIVESIIKLTHELDLEIVAEGIETNEQLEFLKINKCDYGQGYLFSRPIPKEKLEQLLSVKQI from the coding sequence TTGTTAAGTTTATTAGAAAATTTAAAGTCGTATTTTAGTAAACATAGGAAGCAAGATCAGGATATTAATTATTATCTAAATCCTAATTATAAAATATATCCCAACTTTGAATCGATGAGGATTGCGATTGTGTATGGCGTCTTAGGGGTACTATGGATTTTACTGTCTGATGAATTATTAAGTAGAATTGTGACAGACTTAGAACTTTACAAAAGATTAGCGCTTTATAAGGGGTGGGCCTATGTAGTTATAACTATGATACTTATTTACTTGCTGGTTTTAGAAAGGCTTACGTTGTTAAAGAGAATGCTTAGAAAAATTTATGATAATTTTGAAGAACTCAGCGCAAATAATGAAGAGCTTATAGCTTTAGAAGAAGAGTTGAGGCACCAATTTGATGAGTTAGAGGTAAACCGTAATGCTCTTAGTATCAGTGAGCAAAGATATAAGCTGGCTGTTGAAGGTGCAGATTGTGGTATTTGGGATTGGGATGTGGAAAATCATATTTATTATTTTTCACAAAGGTGGAAAACCTACTTAGGTTATGAGGCTGATGAACTGGATAATACTTTTAAAGCATGGATTGATTTAATTCATCCTGATGAAAAGAAAGATGCTCTTAATAGAGTAAGGCATTATATTAGATCTAAAGAAGATTCTTATGAAGATGTTTATCGTATGCGGTGTAAAGATGGAAGCTATAGATGGATACTAAGTAAAGGGAAAGCAATATGGAATCCAAAAGGCAGATTAATAAGAGTTGCAGGTTCTCATACAGATATTTCAGAGCAGAAGCGGGTAGAAGAAAGGCTTAATTCCTTAGTTTATTATGATGCACTAACGCAGCTTCCTAACAGACTGTCATTTGAAGAAAAAGTAACTAAGTTAATTACTAATAAAAGAAGAGCCCATAAAAAGTTTGCATTACTTTATATGGATATTGATAACTTTAAAAATATAAATGACACTTTAGGACACCTAGCTGGGGATATGCTTTTAAAACATATTGCAGATATATTAAAAGAACATATTCAAAAGCCTGATTTGGCTGCAAGATTAAGTGGTGATGAATTCGCAGTTATATTTGAGAATATTAATGACAGACAAGAAGTTATTACCAAAATCTATAAGTTGCTCAAATACCTAAGAACACCATGGCATCTTTATAATCAGCAGTTTTTTATTTCGTTTAGTATTGGAATTGCCTTGTATCCAGAGCATGGTAGTGATTTGCCGCTTCTGCTCAAGCACGCAGATATGGCTATGTACGCAGTTAAGAAAAACATGAAAGATAATTACTGTTTTTATCTGCATGAAATGGAAGAGCAAAGTTTAAAGCATATTACAATGGTTAATGAGCTTAGACAAGCTATTGATAATGAAGAATTTGTTCTTTATTATCAACCTATAATGGATCTGGCAAATGGTGATTTAATAGCTGTAGAAGCTTTAATAAGATGGATACATCCTATAAGAGGCATGATATCCCCAATGGAATTTATTCCGCTAGCTGAAGAAACTGGGCTTATTTATACCATAGGAAAGTGGGTATTAAAGACCGCTTTGATGCAAAAGAAATATTGGGAAGACCAAGGCTATCCGCCTGTTAAGATGTCAATTAATGTTTCCGGAAAGAGAGTTACCCAAGATGAGCTTATAGATGAAATAAGACAAGTACTTTCTGAAACGCAAATAAAAAGTGATGAAATTCAGATGGAAGTAACTGAAACAGCAGTGATGGAAGATATTAAGGCATCAACTAGAATTTTAAAACAAATAAAAGATATGGGGATAAAGATAGCACTTGATGATTTTGGGGCAGGGTATTCTTCGCTAACTTATTTGCAAAAACTTCCCATTGATATAGTAAAGCTTGATAGAGATTTTATTAAAAACATCTCAAGCCAAGGTCAAGGGAATGTAATTGTAGAATCTATTATCAAGCTCACCCATGAACTCGATTTGGAGATCGTAGCAGAAGGCATAGAAACTAATGAGCAGTTAGAATTCTTAAAGATAAATAAATGTGACTATGGTCAGGGATATTTGTTTAGCAGGCCAATACCAAAAGAAAAATTAGAGCAATTGTTATCAGTAAAGCAGATTTAA
- a CDS encoding carbohydrate ABC transporter permease, whose amino-acid sequence MYKTKKIGLELIGLSFIAIMVIFTVYPIIYTILGSFKTNSELTLGGSFFPSIWHFKNYYQAFVQADFTKYTLNSVVVSLTTMVVGTATSALAGFVFARKTFVFKKLILGMYISLMFVALGSVTLYPIYSMLVVLKLNKTILGLILALTGGQASHVLLVMGFIRAIPKELDEAATIDGCNVYGIFFRIILPLIKPILAVVALFVFRSAWNDYITTLVMSISMPKLKTLTVAVVQLKYSINAAAEWHIMLAGASIAIIPILMVYFFCNKQFIGGLTAGAIKG is encoded by the coding sequence ATGTATAAAACAAAAAAAATAGGCCTCGAGCTTATAGGACTTTCATTTATAGCTATTATGGTTATATTCACGGTATATCCTATTATATACACTATTTTAGGGTCCTTTAAAACGAACAGTGAGTTAACTTTAGGTGGCAGTTTTTTTCCGAGTATATGGCATTTTAAAAACTATTATCAGGCTTTTGTACAGGCAGATTTTACAAAGTACACCCTCAATAGTGTAGTAGTTAGTTTAACAACCATGGTCGTAGGGACGGCGACTTCAGCACTAGCAGGTTTTGTTTTTGCAAGAAAAACCTTTGTTTTTAAAAAACTGATTTTAGGAATGTATATTAGCCTAATGTTCGTAGCTTTAGGGTCTGTAACACTTTACCCTATTTATAGTATGTTAGTTGTGCTAAAACTTAACAAGACTATTTTGGGATTGATTTTAGCCTTAACAGGCGGGCAAGCATCACACGTCCTTTTAGTCATGGGATTTATAAGAGCCATTCCTAAAGAATTAGATGAGGCAGCAACGATTGATGGCTGCAACGTGTATGGCATTTTCTTCAGGATTATTTTGCCACTTATTAAACCTATTTTAGCTGTTGTAGCTTTATTTGTGTTTAGGTCAGCGTGGAATGATTATATTACTACATTAGTTATGAGTATTTCTATGCCTAAGCTTAAGACACTAACTGTTGCAGTTGTTCAGCTTAAATATTCTATAAATGCAGCAGCTGAATGGCACATTATGCTAGCTGGAGCTTCCATTGCTATTATTCCAATTTTGATGGTCTACTTCTTTTGCAACAAGCAATTTATAGGAGGGCTGACTGCAGGAGCTATTAAGGGTTAA
- a CDS encoding ABC transporter substrate-binding protein: MKQFKRLLALTMGTVVALTTLAGCSKPSNTAETTKETKEEAKTEINSTETAPGEKTVITVWTKDRHDAEFQQAKVDAYNKTNTDNIEVVYEIYSDNYVQAVDMVFQNGDAPDMFVFQEQMFTNYVNSGKYADITPFMDEEFKKTFGSALVNGMNVIDGKTYYVPTAATTCRLFYNKEIFDRVGLTKAPETLEEMVDAAKLITSKLSGEGIYGFAANMKSPTSALNRSLAYMTERELGRRLGYDFAAGQYNFMDYTDILKAWKELLSPAAAFPGCESLDIDPLRTQFAAGKIGMYISFTHAEPGVYENQFPMEQEWACAPIPTSGGKVVGKQNYTPLNGYLFNAESENLEAAWKVYKAIFANVDNLVEYYEAGLGISSIPAVIEKAKPADIYINNPTLLVGDGDAIWPKTPHEKNTDAVIVEGQVMYDVFGEMLLGDKDIESGLQDLTARYNAALKAGIDEGIGKEIKIDHFDPMNPSKS, translated from the coding sequence ATGAAACAATTTAAAAGATTACTTGCGCTCACAATGGGTACTGTTGTAGCCCTTACGACACTGGCAGGATGTAGTAAACCAAGTAATACAGCGGAAACAACTAAAGAAACTAAGGAAGAAGCAAAAACAGAAATAAACAGCACAGAGACAGCACCTGGTGAAAAAACAGTTATTACTGTTTGGACAAAGGACAGACATGATGCCGAGTTCCAACAAGCTAAAGTTGACGCGTATAATAAAACAAACACAGATAATATTGAAGTAGTTTATGAGATTTATTCAGACAACTATGTGCAGGCAGTAGATATGGTATTTCAAAATGGAGATGCTCCAGATATGTTTGTTTTTCAAGAACAGATGTTTACTAACTACGTCAATTCTGGTAAATATGCAGATATTACACCGTTTATGGATGAGGAGTTTAAGAAGACCTTTGGTTCAGCACTCGTTAATGGTATGAACGTCATTGATGGCAAAACTTATTATGTGCCTACAGCAGCTACAACCTGCCGCTTGTTCTATAATAAGGAGATTTTTGACAGAGTGGGTCTTACAAAAGCGCCTGAAACCCTCGAAGAGATGGTTGATGCAGCTAAACTCATTACATCAAAACTTTCAGGAGAAGGAATCTATGGTTTTGCAGCTAATATGAAGAGTCCTACTTCTGCCTTAAACCGTTCTTTAGCTTATATGACAGAAAGAGAGCTTGGAAGACGCTTAGGCTACGATTTTGCAGCAGGTCAGTATAATTTTATGGACTATACAGATATTTTAAAGGCATGGAAAGAGCTTCTTTCACCAGCAGCGGCATTCCCAGGTTGTGAATCACTGGATATTGATCCACTTAGAACTCAATTTGCTGCAGGTAAAATTGGTATGTATATTTCATTTACTCATGCTGAACCTGGAGTATATGAAAATCAATTCCCTATGGAACAAGAATGGGCATGTGCACCAATTCCTACAAGTGGTGGAAAAGTAGTGGGCAAGCAAAACTATACACCTCTTAATGGTTATCTTTTTAATGCAGAAAGTGAAAATTTAGAAGCTGCTTGGAAAGTTTATAAAGCTATTTTTGCAAATGTTGATAATTTAGTAGAATACTATGAAGCAGGACTTGGTATTTCTAGTATTCCTGCTGTTATTGAAAAAGCAAAACCTGCTGATATCTATATCAATAATCCAACTTTACTAGTAGGAGATGGCGATGCTATATGGCCTAAAACACCTCACGAAAAGAATACAGATGCTGTTATTGTTGAAGGGCAAGTCATGTATGATGTATTTGGTGAGATGTTATTAGGTGATAAAGACATTGAATCTGGATTACAAGACTTAACTGCTAGATACAATGCAGCCTTAAAAGCTGGTATTGATGAAGGTATCGGTAAAGAAATTAAAATTGATCATTTTGACCCTATGAATCCATCTAAGTCATAA
- a CDS encoding FAD-dependent oxidoreductase, translated as MRLNEFDLVVAGGGPAGIAATIAAARNGIRTLLIEQAGYLGGMATNALVPAFCPYTDGHNLVIGGIGLEVLEKMKKEGYESPFYDNKPDRIRGLDWVPIDAEILKRVFDELVIASGAQVLFHTTVTGANYKEGVIESVDIHHKGGKQTIKAHFFADCTGDADLVALSGGAYEYGDANGLVQAGTLCFRVANFDSDRFMKYARETGEDGNLNVASKKARDAGEFPTGEKNVAGIALQADGVAGFNFGHVYDFYPLDAVDLTRAEVEARSKIPQMMRFLHKYVPGAEKAVLVSSGPHIGLRESRRIVGEYQLTKEDYDNRRVFEDAIARYAYPIDRHAVRLEEADYDSQNSEYVISKYKRGEYYTIPFRSLLPKGIKNLIVAGRTISTDRAMMGSVRVMPACFATGEAAGTAAALCIKNDQEIRDLDTKELQKVLIKQGAIL; from the coding sequence ATGCGATTAAACGAATTTGATTTAGTAGTAGCTGGAGGCGGGCCGGCAGGAATAGCTGCAACGATTGCTGCGGCGAGAAATGGTATACGGACGCTTCTTATAGAACAAGCTGGTTATTTAGGGGGAATGGCCACCAATGCATTAGTACCAGCCTTTTGTCCTTATACTGACGGACATAACCTGGTGATAGGGGGAATTGGGTTGGAAGTATTAGAAAAGATGAAGAAAGAAGGCTATGAAAGCCCTTTTTATGATAATAAGCCTGATCGCATAAGAGGACTTGATTGGGTACCTATTGATGCTGAGATATTAAAAAGAGTATTCGATGAGCTCGTTATAGCCAGTGGAGCTCAAGTGCTTTTTCATACTACTGTAACTGGTGCAAATTACAAAGAAGGCGTTATAGAATCTGTAGATATACATCATAAAGGCGGCAAACAGACAATAAAAGCCCATTTTTTTGCAGATTGTACAGGGGATGCAGATTTAGTAGCCCTATCTGGTGGGGCATATGAATACGGAGATGCAAATGGACTCGTTCAGGCAGGTACACTTTGTTTTAGAGTAGCTAATTTTGATAGTGACCGCTTTATGAAATATGCCAGAGAAACGGGAGAAGACGGCAACTTAAATGTGGCTTCAAAAAAAGCAAGAGACGCAGGTGAATTTCCAACTGGAGAAAAAAACGTTGCAGGCATAGCACTTCAGGCAGATGGGGTAGCAGGCTTTAATTTTGGGCATGTGTATGATTTTTATCCATTGGATGCAGTTGATTTAACACGAGCAGAGGTTGAAGCTAGGTCAAAAATACCACAAATGATGCGTTTTTTACATAAGTATGTTCCAGGCGCAGAAAAAGCAGTTCTTGTTTCTAGTGGACCGCATATAGGCCTTAGAGAATCCAGGCGTATTGTAGGAGAGTATCAGCTGACAAAAGAAGATTATGATAATCGGAGGGTGTTTGAAGATGCCATTGCACGCTATGCATATCCTATTGATAGGCATGCAGTAAGATTGGAAGAGGCAGACTATGATTCACAAAACAGCGAATATGTTATTTCTAAATATAAGCGTGGAGAATACTATACCATTCCATTTCGTTCTTTATTGCCAAAAGGAATTAAAAATCTTATAGTTGCAGGAAGAACTATTAGTACTGATCGGGCTATGATGGGGTCTGTACGGGTTATGCCAGCTTGTTTTGCAACAGGAGAAGCAGCAGGGACAGCAGCTGCACTCTGCATAAAAAATGATCAGGAGATTAGAGATTTAGACACAAAAGAACTTCAAAAGGTGTTAATAAAACAAGGGGCTATACTCTAA
- a CDS encoding carbohydrate ABC transporter permease, whose translation MNLQAAAKTKTQISPVKRKERLIDNLRSYSLLLPNLILFIAFSVYPVIWTLRYVFYRYGGYGSGVAKFIGMDNIIRVFRDEIYWKSVVNTLVYAGAKILFTIPLAFLLALILSKKRKGNGLLQSVIFVPTIMSAAVMGLVFYLLFNVYNGQINQYLMQWHIIKQPINWLGREHAMKTLVITAVWGGVGNYMVYFIAGIQQVSEDALESARIDGANRLQAVWYIIIPMLGPILKIILMLSITAAFQDMNNVMVLTEGGPTNSTMVMALYGYQYFFSISPTTIITPQYGYGAAVSAVSAVIAGIITVSYLFISKKLDDIY comes from the coding sequence GTGAACTTACAAGCAGCAGCAAAAACAAAAACACAGATATCTCCTGTAAAAAGAAAAGAAAGGCTTATAGATAACCTCAGATCATACAGTTTGTTGCTACCAAACCTCATTTTATTTATAGCATTTTCAGTTTATCCAGTCATTTGGACATTGCGATATGTTTTTTATCGCTATGGAGGATATGGATCAGGAGTTGCTAAATTCATTGGAATGGATAATATTATACGCGTTTTTAGAGATGAGATTTATTGGAAATCAGTAGTCAATACGCTTGTTTATGCAGGGGCTAAGATTTTATTTACGATACCTCTTGCTTTTTTACTCGCCTTAATACTAAGTAAAAAAAGAAAAGGGAATGGCCTCTTACAAAGTGTAATATTTGTCCCGACTATTATGAGTGCAGCAGTTATGGGTCTTGTATTTTATTTGCTTTTTAATGTCTATAATGGACAGATTAATCAATATCTGATGCAGTGGCATATTATTAAACAGCCTATCAATTGGCTTGGCAGAGAACATGCTATGAAAACATTAGTGATTACTGCTGTATGGGGTGGAGTTGGTAATTACATGGTTTACTTTATTGCAGGCATTCAGCAGGTCTCAGAAGATGCACTTGAAAGTGCAAGGATTGACGGGGCAAATAGATTACAGGCAGTTTGGTACATTATAATTCCTATGCTAGGACCTATTCTTAAAATTATATTAATGCTGTCTATTACAGCAGCCTTTCAAGATATGAATAATGTTATGGTTCTGACAGAAGGAGGACCTACTAATTCAACGATGGTAATGGCTTTATATGGCTATCAGTATTTCTTTTCGATTTCGCCAACTACTATCATAACACCACAATATGGATATGGCGCAGCAGTAAGTGCAGTCTCAGCAGTAATCGCAGGAATTATAACAGTTAGTTATCTTTTTATATCTAAAAAGCTAGATGATATTTATTAG
- a CDS encoding cache domain-containing sensor histidine kinase, protein MREIIKNTKFRTKIIVLCMSILLINTTLAGMLYYSYATKDTLNNYYNSSEDILYQANNHLTDRVQSITKRVHALYNNSYFYKSVNNYLTHADSANYAKVLGDMADSISELIQGDRYIHSVSVYTQYSEFDNFTRTRRREFRFKESDMYRYFQDNPSETICWFPARVDPVFIGNEVVIPVVYRFKIGRQEVYFVISLQQSEVIKYLKNTYSSFEKLFIVDQYGRNVANCGPEELKIIAFLGSEDLEGQKAVCKQVVYKGIDYLGTYTQMKGTGWQIYSLRSKDSLIGNLEKLRSFIIIILIVSTMVSIMAIVILANSITKPLRQFVNIMNKTIGQEFHVQFRYPYNDEVGHLAKSFNYMVGEIDDLVTQLNINIEALKEEKENVKKVQAQKRKAELKALQAQINPHFLYNTLNAITWQAADQGATEISVLSNSLGKFFRVSLSKGKEIITFREEIEHVRSYLNIQSIRYKSKLKYEIDIQEEMLDMPIIKLVLQPLVENAIYHGIKLKKTTGFIKIYGICLIQDSGKKVLNLCIEDDGEGIGEEKLEVLNASLRLGVTNSNEGYGIYNVNERIKLYYGEEYGLILESEKGCWTKATIMIPMHVTEEE, encoded by the coding sequence ATGAGAGAAATCATTAAAAATACAAAGTTTAGAACAAAAATAATTGTATTATGTATGTCTATTTTACTCATCAACACGACCCTTGCGGGGATGCTTTATTATAGCTATGCGACCAAGGATACGCTGAATAATTATTATAATAGTTCAGAAGATATTTTATATCAAGCGAATAACCATTTGACAGACAGAGTTCAGTCAATTACAAAGCGGGTGCATGCTCTATATAATAATTCATATTTTTATAAGTCAGTCAATAATTACTTGACCCATGCAGATTCTGCTAATTATGCAAAGGTATTAGGAGATATGGCAGATTCTATCTCTGAACTTATTCAAGGAGATCGGTATATACACTCGGTCTCTGTCTATACGCAATATAGTGAGTTTGATAATTTTACTAGAACCAGAAGGCGGGAGTTTCGGTTTAAAGAATCAGACATGTATCGCTATTTTCAAGATAATCCTAGTGAAACAATTTGTTGGTTCCCGGCTAGAGTAGACCCTGTTTTTATTGGAAATGAAGTGGTTATACCTGTCGTTTACCGTTTTAAAATAGGCAGACAGGAAGTATATTTTGTCATTAGTCTGCAGCAGTCTGAAGTCATTAAATACCTTAAAAATACTTATTCCTCTTTTGAGAAACTATTTATAGTAGATCAATATGGACGAAATGTAGCGAACTGTGGTCCAGAAGAACTAAAGATAATAGCATTTCTTGGGAGTGAAGATTTAGAGGGGCAGAAGGCTGTTTGCAAGCAAGTAGTCTACAAAGGAATAGACTATTTAGGAACCTATACACAGATGAAAGGAACGGGCTGGCAGATTTACAGTTTAAGGTCGAAGGACTCTTTAATTGGCAATCTGGAGAAACTTAGGTCTTTTATTATTATCATTCTCATTGTAAGTACGATGGTAAGTATTATGGCCATTGTTATTTTGGCTAATAGCATAACTAAGCCACTACGCCAATTTGTCAACATTATGAATAAAACGATTGGGCAAGAGTTTCATGTGCAGTTTAGGTATCCTTATAATGATGAGGTGGGCCATTTAGCAAAAAGTTTTAACTATATGGTGGGTGAAATCGATGATCTTGTTACCCAGTTAAATATCAACATTGAAGCGCTAAAAGAAGAAAAGGAAAATGTAAAAAAGGTGCAGGCACAAAAACGTAAAGCTGAGCTTAAGGCACTTCAAGCGCAGATTAATCCACATTTTCTTTATAATACTCTTAATGCGATTACTTGGCAGGCGGCTGACCAGGGAGCAACAGAAATCAGTGTTCTATCAAACTCTTTAGGTAAGTTTTTTAGAGTTAGTCTCAGTAAAGGTAAAGAAATCATTACTTTTAGAGAAGAAATAGAACATGTAAGAAGTTATTTAAATATACAAAGCATTAGATATAAATCTAAGCTCAAATATGAAATTGATATTCAGGAAGAAATGTTGGATATGCCTATTATTAAACTGGTGTTACAGCCTTTAGTGGAAAATGCTATTTATCATGGGATTAAGCTTAAGAAGACGACGGGTTTTATTAAGATTTATGGAATTTGTCTCATACAGGATAGTGGCAAAAAGGTCCTCAATCTCTGCATAGAAGATGATGGTGAAGGTATTGGTGAAGAAAAGCTTGAAGTTTTAAATGCAAGTCTACGGCTTGGGGTGACTAATTCCAATGAAGGATACGGTATTTATAATGTAAACGAACGTATTAAATTATACTATGGAGAGGAATATGGTCTTATATTAGAAAGTGAGAAAGGGTGCTGGACGAAGGCAACAATTATGATTCCAATGCATGTAACGGAGGAGGAGTAG